The Balaenoptera acutorostrata chromosome 10, mBalAcu1.1, whole genome shotgun sequence genome has a window encoding:
- the LOC103015165 gene encoding LOW QUALITY PROTEIN: transportin-1-like (The sequence of the model RefSeq protein was modified relative to this genomic sequence to represent the inferred CDS: inserted 5 bases in 3 codons; deleted 1 base in 1 codon) produces the protein MEYEWKPDEQGLQQILQLLKESQPPDTTIQRTILXKLEQLSQYPDFNNYLILVLTKLKSEDEPTRSLSGLILKNKVKAHFQYFPNGVTDFIKSECLNIIGDSSPLIRATVGILITTIASXGELQNWPDLLPKLCSLLDYEDYNTCEGAFGALQKICEDSAEILDSDVLDRPLNSMIPKFLQFFKHSSPKIRSHAVACVNQFIISRTQALMLHIDSFIENLFALAGDEEPEVQKNVCQALVMLLEVRMDRLPPHIHNIVEYMLQRPQDQGENVALETCEFWLTLAKQPICKDVLIRHLPKLIPVLVNGMKYSDIDIILLKGVVEEDETIPQSEQDTRPRFHRSRTVAQQHDEDGIEEEDDDDDEVDDDDDTISDWNLRKCSAAALDVLANVYRDELLPHILPLLKELLCRHEWVVKESGILVLGTIAGDCMLGMIPYRPELIPPLIQCLSDKKALVHSITCWTLSRYAHGVVSQPPDTYLKPLMTELLKRILDSNKRVQEAACSAFATLEEEACTEPVPYLAYILDTLVFAFSKYQHKNLLIFYDAIGTLADSVGHHLNKPEYIQMLMPPLIQKWNMLKDEDKDLFPLLECLSSVATALQSGFHPYCEPVYQRCVNLVQKTLAQAMLNNAQRDQYEAPDKVFLIVALDLLSGLAEGLGGNIEQLVARSNTLTLMYQCMQDKMPDVRQSSFTLLGDLTKACFQHVKPCIADFMPILGTYLNPEFISVCNNATWAIGEISIQMGIEMQPYIPMVLHQFCTRPNTPKTLLENTAITVGRLGYVCPQDVAPMLQQFIRPWCTSLRNIRDNEEKDSAFCGICTMISVNSSGVIQDFIFFCDALASXPKDDLQDTFCKILHGFKNHVGDENWRRFSDQFPLPLKECLAAFYGV, from the exons ATGGAATATGAGTGGAAACCTGATGAGCAAGGGCTTCAGCAGATCCTGCAGCTGCTGAAGGAGTCCCAACCCCCTGACACCACCATCCAGAGAACCATTCT GAAACTGGAACAACTCAGTCAATATCCAGACTTTAACAACTACCTGATTCTtgttcttacaaaattaaaatctgaAGATGAACCCACAAGATCATTGAGTGGTCTCATATTGAAGAATAAAGTGAAAGCACACTTTCAGTATTTCCCAAATGGTGTAACAGACTTTATTAAGAGTGAATGTTTAAACATTATTGGTGACTCCTCTCCTCTGATTAGAGCTACTGTAGGCATTTTGATTACAACTATAGCCT AAGGAGAACTGCAGAATTGGCCTGACCTCTTACCAAAACTCTGCAGCCTGTTGGATTATGAAGATTACAACACTTGTGAGGGAGCATTTGGTGCCCTTCAGAAGATTTGTGAAGATTCTGCTGAGATT TTAGATAGTGATGTTTTAGATCGTCCTCTCAACAGCATGATTCCTAAATTTTTACAGTTCTTCAAGCACAGTAGTCCAAAAATAAGGTCTCATGCTGTTGCATGTGTCAATCAGTTTATCATCAGTAGAACTCAAGCTCTGATGTTGCACATTGATTCCTTTATTGAGAATCTCTTTGCATTGGCTGGTGATGAAGAACCAGAGGTACAGAAaaatgtgtgccaggcacttgtgATGTTGCTTGAAGTTCGAATGGATCGCCTGCCTCCTCACATACATAATATAGTTGAGTACATGCTACAGAGGCCCCAAGATCAAGGTGAAAATGTGGCTTTAGAAACCTGCGAATTCTGGCTTACTTTGGCTAAGCAACCAATATGCAAAGATGTACTCATAAGGCATCTTCCTAAGTTGATTCCTGTGTTAGTGAATGGCATGAAGTACTCAGATATAGATATTATCCTACTTAAGGGTGTTGTTGAAGAAGATGAAACAATTCCTCAGAGTGAACAGGATACAAGGCCACGTTTTCATCGATCAAGGACAGTGGCTCAGCAGCATGACGAAGATGGAATTGAAGAGgaagatgatgatgacgatgaagttgatgatgatgatgatacaatTTCTGactggaatctaagaaaatgttCTGCGGCTGCCCTAGATGTTCTTGCAAATGTGTATCGTGATGAGCTTTTGCCACATATTTTGCCCCTTTTGAAAGAATTACTTTGTCGTCATGAATGGGTTGTTAAAGAATCAGGCATTTTGGTTTTAGGAACAATTGCTGGAGATTGCATGCTGGGCATGATTCCATACCGACCTGAGCTCATTCCTCCCCTTATTCAGTGCCTCTCTGATAAAAAGGCTCTTGTGCATTCCATAACGTGCTGGACTCTTAGCCGCTACGCACACGGGGTAGTCAGCCAGCCCCCTGACACGTACCTGAAGCCATTAATGACAGAACTGCTAAAGCGTATCCTGGATAGCAACAAGAGAGTACAAGAAGCTGCCTGCAGTGCCTTTGCTACCCTGGAAGAGGAGGCTTGTACAGAACCTGTTCCTTACCTTGCTTATATACTTGATACCTTGGTCTTTGCATTTAGTAAATACCAGCATAAAAACCTGCTCATTTTTTATGATGCCATAGGAACATTAGCAGATTCAGTAGGACATCACTTAAACaaacctgaatatattcagatgCTAATGCCTCCACTGATCCAGAAATGGAACATGTTAAAGGATGAAGATAAAGATCTCTTCCCTTTACTTGAGTGCCTATCTTCAGTTGCCACAGCCCTGCAGTCTGGCTTCCATCCATACTGTGAACCTGTGTATCAGCGTTGTGTAAACCTAGTACAGAAGACTCTTGCACAAGCAATGCTGAACAATGCTCAACGAGATCAGTATGAGGCTCCagataaagtttttttaatagtGGCTCTTGATTTACTCAGTGGCCTGGCTGAAGGACTTGGAGGCAACATTGAACAGCTAGTAGCCCGAAGTAACACTCTAACACTAATGTATCAGTGCATGCAGGATAAAATGCCAGATGTTAGACAGAGTTCCTTCACCCTGTTAGGTGACCTGACAAAAGCTTGCTTTCAGCATGTTAAGCCTTGTATAGCTGATTTCATGCCAATATTGGGAACCTACCTAAATCCAGAGTTCATTTCAGTCTGTAATAATGCCACATGGGCAATTGGAGAAATCTCCATTCAAATGGGTATAGAGATGCAGCCTTATATTCCTATGGTGTTGCACCAGTTTTGCACCAGACCCAACACGCCAAAGACATTGTTAGAGAATACAGCAATAACAGTTGGTCGTCTTGGTTATGTTTGTCCTCAAGATGTGGCCCCCATGCTACAGCAGTTTATAAGACCCTGGTGCACCTCTCTGAGAAACATAAGGGACAATGAGGAAAAGGATTCAGCATTTTGTGGGATTTGTACCATGATCAGTGTGAATTCCAGTGGAGTAATccaagattttatatttttttgtgatGCTCTTGCATC TCCAAAAGATGATCTGCAAGACACGTTCTGTAAGATCCTTCATGGATTTAAAAATCACGTTGGGGATGAAAATTGGAGGCGTTTCTCTGACCAGTTTCCACTTCCCTTAAAAGAGTGTCTTGCAGCTTTTTATGGTGTTTAA